CCGAAACGCCCGACCCGTTACCGCTTTTCGACGCGTTGAACCGTTTCCGCATTCTGTGCGCGACCCGTTCGGGGCCGCGCGGCGTCGATCAGGTGAATGCGGCGATGGCGGCGCAGGTGCGGCGCTCGGCCGGTGTGACGCTGGCAGTGGGCGCGCAGTGGTTCGCCGGGCGTCCCGTAATGGTGACGCGCAACGACTACGCACTGGGTCTGTTCAACGGCGACATCGGCATAGCGCTGCCGGGCGCAAGCGGCGCGTTGCGGGTGTATTTCCGTACCGGCGACGGCGGCTTGCGAGCGGTGTCGCCGGCGGCGCTTCCGCCGCACGACACCGCATTCGCGCTCACGGTTCACAAGTCGCAAGGCTCGGAGTTCGAGCATGCGGTGCTAATGCTGCCGTCGGTATTCAGCCGGGTGTTGTCGCGCGAGTTGGTGTACACGGCGATCACCCGCGCGCGTGAGCGGGTGGAAGTGGTCGGGGCTCGCGCCGTGCTGGCGCAAGCCATTGAAACGCCGACACAGCGCGATTCGGGCTTGGCCGCGCGGATAGCGGAAGTGTGGCGTGGCGCTGAATAGCATGACGTGGGAGCAGCTGCGTTGCCGGCAACGGCAGGTCGGATAACTAGACAAACTGAACGGCAGACGGCCGCATTGCGCGCCGGAACCGTTCAACCAGCAGCTCCACCCGACTGCACGCGCGCCTCGACCCGCGCGCGCATGGTCTTTCGATACCACAGCGTCCACAGCGTCAGGCCGCCATAAATGCCGTAGCCGGTGAACGGGGAAACCACGAGGAAGCGCTCGATCGGCCAGGTGAGCGCCATCCACGCACGCAGCGCCGTTTCGCCGGTCAGGCCGACGCCCCACACCAGCGTCATCAGGCGCATCGCGGCGACCAGCGCCGGGCGCTCCTGCCACAGCGTTTCGAAGCGCGCGGCGCCGCCTTCCATTTCGCGGGCAACGGTGGCGCGCGCAAGATAGAAGATCAGCGGTCGGCGCATGGGTAGTGAAAGAAGAAACACCACGCCGACCGCGCCAGACACCAGCGACTCGCGCAACAGCAGCATGCGCGGACTGCCGCCGAGTGCCATCGCCGCAACCGAGAGCACGATGCCGGACACCACCATCACGCTCAGCGCGTCGACGCGCCGGAATCGCACGAGTTCGACCAGACTCCAGAGGATCGGCGGCACGGCGGACGCGATCAACGCGCCAGTCTCGCCCAGATGCGGCAGCGCGAGCCGGTAAGCGAGCCATGGCAGCAGGAAGTTGACGGCCAGTTCCAGCACAAAACCCGGACGGAGCTTCATGTGAATTTACGCTGTAAGCGAAAAGCGCAGTATCGATGAAGCGGCGGTGCCGATGCAAATAGTTTTTCGCCTACGCAAGCGCGCCCGATAGTCCGTAATCGGCGTGGGGGCGCACTGTGTACACTCACGTCTTCCAGCCCAATCCCGTGTCATGACATCCCGCTATCCGATCCCATCGAACGAAATCGAACTGACCGCAGTGCGCGCGCAAGGAGCGGGCGGCCAGAACGTCAACAAGGTTTCGAGCGCCATTCACTTGCGCTTCGACGTGCGCGCTTCGTCGTTGCCGGAGGTGTTGAAAATGCGTCTGCTGGCGCTGTCCGATCACCGGCTCACGCGCGACGGCGTCGTGATCATCAAGGCGCAGGAGCATCGGACTCAGGAGATGAACCGCGCGGCGGCGCTGGCGCGACTCGATGAACTGATTGAAAGCGTCAGCGTCACGCGCAAGCCCCGCTTCGCGACCCGGCCGACGCGCGCGTCGAACCTGCGGCGCCTCGACGGCAAGGCCAAACGCAGCGAGATCAAATCCGGCCGCGGCCGGGTGGACGATTAGCGCTTGCCGCCGCGTCCCGCTACCGGGCGCAGGTCCGGCGTGGCGGTGGTCGGCACGAAGTCGACGCAGAGCACATGAGTGCCGTCATGCTCGAACGCGAGAGCGGCGGTATAGCAGTCCTGGCCGTCGGCGAGCGAATAGTGCGGACCCATCATCGCGACACGCCCCGGCGCGGCGAGCGCGTGCTTGAAATAGGCTCGCCGCGACCAGTTGCTGCGCGTGTCGCTATAGAGCGGCGCGAGCCGCAGCGGCGGCGGCGGCACCGAGGCGGCCGTGACCGAAGGCAGGGTCTGCTCGCCCTGTCCGTCGGTGATGAACACACGGCGTGCTTCAGGCAGATGCCACACCTTTTGCGCTGCCTGGCGCAGATCGCCGGTGGCCTGGTAGGTTTCGGCGGCGGCCAGCACCGCTTCAGCGAAACCTTCGAACCCGAGCCGCTGATGGCCGGCATGCCTGCGTTGGTAGTCGGCGAACTTGCTCCACATCGAGTCGATCAGCTCCGGCACTTTCGCGCAGGCCGCCTGCACGGAACTCTTCGGCTGACCGAGCCAGAAACCCTGCACGAAATCGACGTCGGCCTCCATCAGGATCATCAGTTCTTCGTCGGTTTCGACGCCTTCGGCCAGCACCAGCGTGCCTGACTGATGGAGCATCGCGATCAGGTGGCTGATCATCGAGTCGTCGCCTTCGCGCTTGCCGGCGCGCGCGACCAGCGAACGGTCGAGCTTGACGATATCGGGACGGAAGCGCCATACGCGGTCGAAGTTCGAGAAGCCGGTGCCGAAGTCGTCGATCGCGATCAGAAAGTCGCGCGGGTGCGAGGCGGCGAGCATGCTGGCGACGGCGGATTCGTCGTCCGCAGGCTGTTCGAGCACTTCGATCACGATGCGCTCCTGCGGCAGACCGAAGTGCGCCGACAGTTCGTCGATGAACGCGCGTTGCGGCCAGCCGGTTTCGAATACCTGTGGGCGCGTATTCAGAAAGAGCCAGCCGGTGCTGATGCCTTGCTCCATGAAGTTCGCCACGTGCAGGCAGCGCGCGATCCGGTCGAGCTCGCGCGCGTCGGCGGCCGAACGGGTGCCGGAGAAGAGCACTTCCGGCGAAACCGGCAGGCCGACCGGGTCGAACGCGCGCAGCAGCCCCTCATAGCCGACGACGCACTGGTGCGTCACCGACAGCACCGGCTGGAACACGCTGTGCAAAGTCAGCGCGCGCCAGGTCGCGGTCCAGCCGGACTCGTGCCGGGCAAGATGCGGGAGCAGGCCGCTCAGGGTCAATTCGCTGACGGATGGCATAAAGGCGGGCAGGAGAGCGGACATGGCGGCTTCGCGGCAAGCGGATGACGGGGCGCGCTCGACGATTCGGCGCGCAACGGAGGCTCGGCCCTCACGTGTGCGGGGCGGGTCGGATACAGCCCGGGAACGCGCAGAGCAATGCCAGCCATGCTGAACTCCGGCGGATTAATCAAAACCAGTCTAGCAGTTTGCAATTCGCGTGAATGTGCGGGTAATCACAGACGCGGGGTTGTGCCGGCGCTCCTGCCGGATGTCCCGCCGGGCGGTTTCCCAAGGCCGTCCGCCATGCTGCCGCCGGCCTGTCGCGCGAGTTTTGCACCCGCTTGCCGTGCGCAAAACCGATTGCCTTCGTCGCAATCAATCGCCTGTATGAAAACGAGCGTAACAGGGCGCCACGCGGACACCCGCCAAACTCCAGGCAAGGGCGGCTCTGACGTAGGGGCGCAGGAACGGGTTATCGGCTCGGCCCCGACGATGCGTGGCCGGCGAAGCCGCCGGCCGGTACGCGGATCCTGCACGTTTGGCGGGCGCCCGGTATGCTGCTGCTTTCTGTGAAACGGAGGTTAGGCATGTCGGAAATCGCGGTGGTCGCAATCTCGGTGGCGAAGCCGGGCTACGAGGAGCAACTGAGTGAGGTGCTCGAAGGGCTGGTCGGGCCGACGCGCAAGGAACAGGGAGCGCTTCAATACGATTTGCACCGCGACGTGCAGGAGCCGCGCCGGTTCGTATTTGTCGAGCGTTGGGAAAGCCAGGAAGCCCTGGCGGCGCATGCGCAATCCGCGCACATCACGGCTTACAGGAAAGTGGTGGCGGACTGGGTCGAGCACGCGGAAGTTCGCGTCGTGTCGAAGATCGCCTGAACGGGCGGGCGGCGACAGACGGCGCGTCGCGCAACGGCGCGCGGGTTGCCGGCCGAATGAGTTGGCCCGGCAAATCCGCGTGCCGTTTGATTACATCGGGCTGTTAATGCGTGGCTTGCGGAACGTCGAGGATCAGGATGATGGTCCAGTCGGCGTCGCCGTCGTGGTGATACTGCCGTTCCGCGACGATGAACGGCTGCTGCTTGCCGTCCGGCCCGAGAAACAGCACGTCGCCTTCCATCGGCAGGCATTCGACGGGCGGCAGCGCCAGAAACGCCTCCTGACCGCCGCGCGGCATCAGTTTTTCGATTTTGCGAGATGCGGCCTCAGTCCATTCGATATCAAGCTGGATGTTGCTCATGCTGTCCTCCGCACCAGGGTGCGCACGGGTTAGGGATTCCGGCTGGGTGCCGGTCGGTGCGCGACTTTAGCACACCGTCGGCTGCGCGCCGCAGGGCTCGAGCGGCCCGTTCGCGCCTGGTGGGCACGCCGCGCTGATCCGGGGCTTGCAAGTCCTTTGCCAGCTGCTTCGCTAGCGCTCTCGCCAGTCGATTAGACAACAAAAAGCCGAAGCCGGCGGTGCCGGCTTCGGCTTTTCACCTCCGCGGCAGGGCCGCAGGTGAGTGAGTAATTGCGCTTGCGACCCGGGTGCTTACGACCCGGCGTCCGCCTTGGGAGCTTTTTTGTGATGCATGCCTCCCTTATGGTGTTTCATTGTCGCGGCCGGTGCGCTTTCCATTGCTTGCTGGCGGTTTTGCAAATCTTGCGCACGCTGCTCGACGTCGGCGGCCTTGGCCGGATCGGTGCTCATCATGACGCCGTTGTCCTGCGCATAAGCCGCGCCCGTTACGGCACTGAGGGAAACCAGGATCGCCAGGGACACTTTCTTCATTGCTACCTCCGCAGAGTGGTTGTGGACCCGAGTAGTTGCCTGTCCAGACGGAAAGACACTGCATTCTAGTCAGCAATATCCGCTCCAGCGGGAGGTTTTGTAAGCGCGATGACAATTCGTTACATCTTGTTACGCTCACGCCCCGTCGCGACACGGGCTGATTTCACGCCCAAGTCACGGCAAGGGTTGAATGCCTAACCACAACCTTCGCATCTCTAAATAAACTGGTTGGTGATGTTGTCTGGATTCTAGAACCAGCCGATTGCACGATAGACATGAAATTGTGCGATCCCGATCAGTTCATGCAACGCGATCTCCGCACTCACCAGATTGTCATAACGCGGTAGTACACCAAGGTGTGCGCGCCGCGCGTTCGAAATCATCGGTTGCGGTGCGAGGCCGAAACGGTGGAAGTCGAGCATGGCGCGCGGCATCTGGTAGGCGGAGGTAATGAGGATCAACGAATCGTAACGTGAGCCCTCCAGAACGGCGGACACGTTGCGCGCGTTTTCATAGGTAGTGCGGCTGCTGTTTTCCAGCACGATGTCCGCGCGCGGCACCTGCTGGCGCAACAGATAAGGCAGATAGGTATCGGCCTCGGTCGCGCGATGCCGCTGCGGATTGCCGCCGCTCACGATGACATGGCATATGGCCGCGGCACGTTTGCAGGCGGCGTAGTTCTGCGCGCTCGCCATGATGCGCGCGAGCACGTCGCGGGGGGGTACGAGCACGTGGTCGTCGTCATAGACCGTGCCGCCGCCCAGCATGATGATGGCAGTGCGCGGAGCGAATCGGGCGGGCGTATCGGTCTGCCAGCGCGGCTGTGCGAGATGCAGTAAGGGTACGGTAAGCCAGCCGGCGGCGAGCAGCCAGAACAAGGCAGCGGTGCAGACGGCGAGCGGCCGTCTGGCACGCTTCCATAGCACGATTGCTGCAAAAAAAAGCGCCAATAAAGTGAATAGAATCAATTTAAATGGGGTAACGTATGTCTTTCGGGACAAATCTACGAGCTTGCTATCGCGCCGCAGCGGTTGCATCGTCGGTTCGTGGACAGAACGCTAACATGGCGTTCAGACGGGGGTTCCGAAAACGAGACCAGGCAGCACCTGGCGGAATTCGGCTGCACCAGTGGCAGCCAGCTTCCAGCCAAGGGCGGGTGCTATGCGCGTCACTGGTGGCGCGGTGACGTGTTGGCATGGATGTGTCATAGCTGCACTTTAAGAAAGAAGTGAGATGACCACGTATTCCAACGAAGCGGTACTTGAAGCGCTGCGGCGGGCGCAATATCGCCAGGTTCCATGGGCCAGAAGGCCGGGCGTCTTTCAATATCTTCGCGCACTAGGCTTGATGGACACCGTTCGGCAGCGCACTGTCGCACCGGCTCCGGGTTTTCATGCACCGGTTGATATCGCCGTGCTCACCGAGCGGGGCAGAGCGGAGTTTGCGCGGCTCGCACACGACGAGCGCCTGCTCAGCTGGACTGCACAGCGAATGAACGACTACGTCGTGGCCACAGCCGACACGCGGCCTGCCGCCGCGCTCGAAGTCCGGCCATAGGTCCGGCAGACTGGCAGGCATTATTTCCCGGCCGCTCGACGCGGCCGGCGTGATTCCATTGCTCCGATCTTCTGCTGTGTAATCCACGTGTGGCACATCGGTGCCGCACCGGACGCTTTGCGCATCTACACGCGCTGGTTACGCACAATAGCTGCAAGAAAGGCTCAAAAAAAAGCCCGTATCGCGAGGATACGGGCGTACCGGAATTACTACTGCCACGCTGCGCTAATGGCGCTAAATCAGACTGCCATAAGGCGGGGTGGTTCCCCCAATTAATCAATATCCGCAACGCTGTCTTGCGGGCGGGCGGAGAATCGCTGTCCATACGCTGAGCATGGCTAATGCCGACGCGTCGGATCCTGGCGAGGCGCCTCCGGCCGTGTGCGCACGTTGCTGGCGATATCGCCGCGCAAATCCCCGCGCGGCGCGGGCGGCGTGAAATCGCGAGCGTGCGTGTCGCCTTGCTGCCAGGCTTCGACGGTGGCCGCACGATCCGGCCGCCAGTTCCAAGCCTGTTGGCGCTGCTGTGCGAGCGCCGGTGCGGCCATCGATGAAACGACAATGCCGCACAGAAGCAGTGACATTGGTTTCATGCTGAGCTCCCGTCAAGCCGATTGACTCAAGGCCTGTTTGCATACACATAAGGTATGCCCAGTCGCGAAAGCACGCTGTAAGTAATAGTAAATGGATGTTTCACCAGCAACTAACGCGCTGCTTCAGACGTCTGAAGCAGCGCACAGGCAGGCTGGGTGTAACAGGAGGGACGACTATGCTAGGCGCGCCGGAGAGCGGTGCCCATGACTGATGCGTCGAGCGCCGGCTTGCAGCGCACGGCGACCCGGGGAACAGATATATGCCGGGCGCCCGTAAGCGCCCGGCAGTGAGGCAGTGAAGCAGTTCGCGTCAGGCCATTTTGACCGGAGCGCGCCACGATTCCGGGTTGGTCCAGAACGCGCCGCGCAGGCGGTCACGGCTCGGCGGTGCCGGCGGTTTCGCAGCGGTCGCGCCAATACGGCCGCGCAGCGAAATTTCGCGGCCGCTCGTGCCGAGTCGCTTAACTATTTCGGCGAGCGTACCATCGGCTTGCCACTCGTCGAAGCGACGGCGGCAAGTCGGCGGCGACGGATAACGGCCCGGCAGTTTGGACCAGCCTTCGCCTGTCGACAGCACCCACAGCACGGCGTTGACAACCGCGCGCGCTTCTACGCGTGGCCGACCGCGCCGTTCGCTCCGTGCTGGCTCCGCACAGAACAACGCCTCGACCAGCGCCCACTCGTTGTCTCTCAAATCGTCGAACAGCATCATGTTTCACCTCAGCGAAGCTAACTCCGGTGCGCTGCCCCGCGCCGCGCACTCTCCATGCACTCGATAGGCGAGTGCCAAGGAGGGTCGGGCTTGCCACGGTCTGCTATGCAGTCAGAATCATGGCGCCGACCCTTGTGTGCAGGTAAATGCAGGAAGTGTGCCAAGTTGAGTCCAACCGCCTGAAAGCCCCGTGACAGCGGGCCAGCGCGGGCGCTAGCTAGGGGCGTATAAGAATCCAAAAAACCCATCTCGCAAATCGGGACAATCACCAATCTTGTGCAATCAGGCCCGACCAGCGTGCGTTCGCGCCTTATTGCTGCATTGCAACGCAATAGTGAAAAACGAATGTGGTGCTGACTTTCGCCATACAATGCGCATCAAATGATGCAATTGATGAGGTTGGTAAATGAATGTCACGCTGCGCCAGCTAAGGGTTTTCATCGAGGTCGCCCGTCTGCAAAGCTTCAGCCGGGCCGGCGATGAAATCGGCCTGACGCAGTCGGCCGTCAGCCGCTGCGTGCGCGAACTGGAGAGCGAGATCGGCCTCAAGCTGATCGATCGCACCACCCGCGAGGTGCGGCTCACGGATGTGGGCGGCAACCTGGTGTCGAGCGTGTCGCGTCTGCTGACGGATCTGGACGACGCACTGCGAGAGATCCGCGAAATTGGCGAGCAGCGTCGCGGACGGGTGGTGGTGGCCGCGAGCCCGACGGTGGCGTGCCGCCTCATGCCGCGCGTGGTGGCCGCGTGCGGGCAGCAGTTTCCCTACGTCGCCCTGGGTTTGCGCGACGACGTGCAGAGCGACGTGGTGCGCAAGGTCAAGTCGGGCGAGGTCGACTTCGGCGTGATCATCGGCCCGTTCGCCGCTGACGACCTGCTCAGCGAATCGCTGATGACGGATTCGTTCTGTGTCGTTTGCCGCGACGATCACCCGTTGGCGGCACAGGAGCGGATAGCGTGGACGGATCTGGAAGGCCAGCAGCTCGTCATGCTCGACTACGCGTCGGGCAGCCGGCCGATCATCGACGCCGTGATGCAGGAATACGGCGTGAGCGCCACGGTGGTGCAGGAGTTGGGGCATTCCGCGACCGTTTTTGGGCTGGTCGAGGCGGGCGTCGGCGTGAGTGTGCTGCCGTGGCTGGCATTGCCGCTGCCGGCGGGGGCTTCGCTGGTTGCCCGGCCGCTCGTGCCACGTGCCGAGCGAACGGTCGAACTGGTGCGCCGGCGTGATCGCTCGCTTTCGCCGGCGGCGGAGGCGGTGTGGGGGCTGATTCGTCAATTGCCGGGGCGGGCGGAGGACTTGGCCTAGTGGTTTGGGGTGCGGTGAGCGTGATGTTTCCCGGAGCTTGGCGAGCGCTTGTTGGGGAGGTGGTGCGCGTTGAATGGCCCTTCCCGTGGTTGATCGTCCACGGAGATTTCGAGGCGGCGAATGCGCAGTCGGCGGCTTTGAAGTTAGCGAATTCGCGTTCGGCGTCCTTAAGTCCGGCGCTCATAAACCGGGTGCTCTTAAACCAGGCGTTCTTAAATCCGGCGCCTTCGCCGTCTCGAAACGAAGCGCCACGCTAAACTGTCGCCTCCGCTGAATTTCACTCCATGCCCTTCACCCGTCTGGAAGCATCAATGAGCGAATCGGATCTGCCTGTGCCATCCATCCCTAATGCGCGCGACGCCGTGCGCGCGCTGCGTCCTTCGCAGATCCGTGAAGTCGCCAACGCGGGCTTCGGCGTCGACGACGTACTGCCTTTCTGGTTCGGCGAGTCCGACCGCGTCACGCCGGCCTTTATCCGCGACGCCGCGAGCGCAGCGCTGGCCGCGGGCGCGACCTTCTACACGCACAATCTGGGCATCGCGCCGCTGCGCACCGCGCTCGCGGGCTATGTCAGCAACCTGCACGGCGCGACGTCGCCGGAGCATATCGCGGTGACGAGCGCGGGCGTCAATGCATTGATGCTTGCGGCGCAACTCGTGGTGGGCGCGGGCGACCGCGTCGTCGCGGTTACGCCGCTCTGGCCGAATCTGGTCGAGATTCCGAAGATTCTCGGCGCGCATGTCGAAACCGTCGCGCTCGGCTATGGCGAGCACGGCTGGCAGCTCGACCTCGAGCAATTGCAGGCGGCGCTGACGCCCGACACGAAAATGCTGCTGATCAACTCGCCGAACAATCCGACCGGCTGGGTGATGAGCCGCGACGAGCAGCGCGCCGTGCTGACGCATTGCCGCCGCCACGGCATCTGGATCGTCGCGGACGAGGTCTACGAGCGCCTTTACTATGCGGACGCCGATCCCGCCGATCCCGAGGCGCCCCCGCGTACCGCGCCGTCGTTCCTCGATCTGGCCACGCGCGACGAACGCGTGATCTGCGTCAATTCGTTTTCCAAGGCGTGGTTGATGACAGGCTGGCGGCTCGGCTGGATCGTCGCACCCGCCTCGTTGAAGGACGATCTGGGCAAGCTCGTCGAATACAACACCTCGTGCGCGCCGGCGTTCGTTCAGCACGCGGGCATCGCGGCCATCGAGCAGGGCGAATCCTTTACGCGGGAACTGGTGCATGACCTGAAAGCGTCGCGCGACCATCTGGTGCGCGCGCTTAGCGCCGTGCCCGGCGTCGACGTGAAGGCGCCGCCAGGCGCGATGTACCTGTTTTTCTCGATGCCCGGCGCGGCGCACAGTCTGGAGCTGTGCAAGGCGATGGTGCGCGGCGTGGGACTCGGCGTGGCGCCAGGCAGTGCGTTTGGTCCGCAAGGCGAGGGCTTCGTCCGCTGGTGCTATGCCTGCGACACGGCGCGGCTGGACGAGGGTGTCGAGCGTCTGAAACGGTTCCTCGCGCAGCAGACGACGGCCCGCTGACTGCGGGGCGGAAAAGGCGGCTGCGCAAAACAATTTTGAGCAAACTTGAGCAAAGCGGGGCGAACAACAGCCGAAGAACGCGGCTTTCCGTCCAATTAAGCCTGTTTTTTCGCCAAAGCACGTCCGTCAAGGCGGCGCCGGAAAATGCGCGGGGGATTTCATCTTTACGCACTGATTGTTTTTGCGTAATATGGCGCTCAGTCACGCGATTCCTTTCAGGAATATCGCTGCTCCGTCCGGCTGGGTTTGGTTCGATTGTCTGTTTCGCCTCCCCCCGGTGCGTGCTCCCATCAATATGACCGATCAGAATCGGGCGAGCGCGTCTTCAGTTCCACATCGTCTGTTTGATCCGGTTCTTTGACCACAGGGTCTGACCTAGCTGCATGAATACCCAAGAGGCGAAGATCGTCCTCGAGACTGCCTTGATCTGCGCGCAGGAGCCGTTAAAGCTCGGCGAGTTACGCAAGCTCTTTGCCGACGGCGTGTCGGCAGACACCGTTCGGACTTTGCTCGAAGACCTCAAGCAGGATTGGTCTGGGCGCGGTGTGGAGTTGGTCGGGCT
This genomic stretch from Paraburkholderia dioscoreae harbors:
- a CDS encoding VC0807 family protein; this encodes MKLRPGFVLELAVNFLLPWLAYRLALPHLGETGALIASAVPPILWSLVELVRFRRVDALSVMVVSGIVLSVAAMALGGSPRMLLLRESLVSGAVGVVFLLSLPMRRPLIFYLARATVAREMEGGAARFETLWQERPALVAAMRLMTLVWGVGLTGETALRAWMALTWPIERFLVVSPFTGYGIYGGLTLWTLWYRKTMRARVEARVQSGGAAG
- the arfB gene encoding alternative ribosome rescue aminoacyl-tRNA hydrolase ArfB; this encodes MTSRYPIPSNEIELTAVRAQGAGGQNVNKVSSAIHLRFDVRASSLPEVLKMRLLALSDHRLTRDGVVIIKAQEHRTQEMNRAAALARLDELIESVSVTRKPRFATRPTRASNLRRLDGKAKRSEIKSGRGRVDD
- a CDS encoding sensor domain-containing phosphodiesterase — its product is MSALLPAFMPSVSELTLSGLLPHLARHESGWTATWRALTLHSVFQPVLSVTHQCVVGYEGLLRAFDPVGLPVSPEVLFSGTRSAADARELDRIARCLHVANFMEQGISTGWLFLNTRPQVFETGWPQRAFIDELSAHFGLPQERIVIEVLEQPADDESAVASMLAASHPRDFLIAIDDFGTGFSNFDRVWRFRPDIVKLDRSLVARAGKREGDDSMISHLIAMLHQSGTLVLAEGVETDEELMILMEADVDFVQGFWLGQPKSSVQAACAKVPELIDSMWSKFADYQRRHAGHQRLGFEGFAEAVLAAAETYQATGDLRQAAQKVWHLPEARRVFITDGQGEQTLPSVTAASVPPPPLRLAPLYSDTRSNWSRRAYFKHALAAPGRVAMMGPHYSLADGQDCYTAALAFEHDGTHVLCVDFVPTTATPDLRPVAGRGGKR
- a CDS encoding putative quinol monooxygenase, translated to MSEIAVVAISVAKPGYEEQLSEVLEGLVGPTRKEQGALQYDLHRDVQEPRRFVFVERWESQEALAAHAQSAHITAYRKVVADWVEHAEVRVVSKIA
- a CDS encoding YdcF family protein; protein product: MILFTLLALFFAAIVLWKRARRPLAVCTAALFWLLAAGWLTVPLLHLAQPRWQTDTPARFAPRTAIIMLGGGTVYDDDHVLVPPRDVLARIMASAQNYAACKRAAAICHVIVSGGNPQRHRATEADTYLPYLLRQQVPRADIVLENSSRTTYENARNVSAVLEGSRYDSLILITSAYQMPRAMLDFHRFGLAPQPMISNARRAHLGVLPRYDNLVSAEIALHELIGIAQFHVYRAIGWF
- a CDS encoding LysR family transcriptional regulator; the encoded protein is MNVTLRQLRVFIEVARLQSFSRAGDEIGLTQSAVSRCVRELESEIGLKLIDRTTREVRLTDVGGNLVSSVSRLLTDLDDALREIREIGEQRRGRVVVAASPTVACRLMPRVVAACGQQFPYVALGLRDDVQSDVVRKVKSGEVDFGVIIGPFAADDLLSESLMTDSFCVVCRDDHPLAAQERIAWTDLEGQQLVMLDYASGSRPIIDAVMQEYGVSATVVQELGHSATVFGLVEAGVGVSVLPWLALPLPAGASLVARPLVPRAERTVELVRRRDRSLSPAAEAVWGLIRQLPGRAEDLA
- a CDS encoding pyridoxal phosphate-dependent aminotransferase → MSESDLPVPSIPNARDAVRALRPSQIREVANAGFGVDDVLPFWFGESDRVTPAFIRDAASAALAAGATFYTHNLGIAPLRTALAGYVSNLHGATSPEHIAVTSAGVNALMLAAQLVVGAGDRVVAVTPLWPNLVEIPKILGAHVETVALGYGEHGWQLDLEQLQAALTPDTKMLLINSPNNPTGWVMSRDEQRAVLTHCRRHGIWIVADEVYERLYYADADPADPEAPPRTAPSFLDLATRDERVICVNSFSKAWLMTGWRLGWIVAPASLKDDLGKLVEYNTSCAPAFVQHAGIAAIEQGESFTRELVHDLKASRDHLVRALSAVPGVDVKAPPGAMYLFFSMPGAAHSLELCKAMVRGVGLGVAPGSAFGPQGEGFVRWCYACDTARLDEGVERLKRFLAQQTTAR